The following coding sequences lie in one Pseudomonas syringae CC1557 genomic window:
- a CDS encoding SDR family oxidoreductase translates to MPIALITGCSSGIGRALADAFKAAGYEVWATARKAEDVAALGAAGFIAVRLDVNDGVALAQLAVRLEHSGLDVLINNAGYGAMGPLLDGGVEALQRQFETNVFSIVGVTRALFPALRRNKGLVVNIGSVSGVLVTPFAGAYCASKAAVHALSDALRLELAPFGVQVMEVQPGAIASSFAKNASHEAEQSISEQSPWWPIREGIRARARASLDNPTPATALARELLKAVQQAKPPRLLRIGNGSRILPLLAWLLPKGLLDKGLRKRFGLDTDL, encoded by the coding sequence ATGCCTATTGCTCTTATAACCGGCTGCTCCAGCGGAATAGGCCGTGCCCTGGCCGATGCATTCAAGGCCGCTGGGTATGAAGTCTGGGCTACCGCTCGCAAGGCGGAAGATGTCGCGGCACTCGGCGCTGCCGGTTTTATTGCCGTGCGACTGGACGTCAACGATGGCGTGGCCCTGGCGCAACTGGCTGTCAGGCTGGAACACAGCGGCCTGGATGTGTTGATCAACAACGCAGGTTACGGCGCAATGGGCCCGCTGCTGGACGGTGGCGTGGAGGCGTTGCAGCGGCAGTTTGAAACCAACGTCTTCTCGATTGTCGGTGTGACTCGGGCCCTGTTTCCGGCACTGCGGCGCAACAAAGGGCTGGTGGTGAACATTGGTAGCGTGTCGGGCGTTTTGGTCACCCCGTTCGCGGGCGCTTATTGCGCGTCCAAGGCAGCTGTTCATGCCCTGAGTGATGCCCTGCGTCTGGAGCTGGCACCGTTTGGCGTGCAGGTGATGGAAGTGCAACCGGGCGCAATTGCATCCAGCTTCGCGAAAAACGCCAGCCACGAAGCCGAACAGTCAATCAGCGAACAGTCGCCCTGGTGGCCGATCCGCGAAGGTATCCGTGCGCGGGCCAGAGCCTCGCTGGACAACCCGACACCCGCCACCGCTCTGGCCCGAGAACTGCTCAAGGCCGTGCAACAGGCCAAGCCACCACGCCTGCTGCGCATAGGCAACGGCTCGCGCATCCTGCCGCTGCTGGCGTGGCTGTTGCCCAAGGGATTGCTGGATAAAGGCTTGAGAAAGCGCTTTGGTCTGGATACTGATTTGTAG
- a CDS encoding alginate O-acetyltransferase produces MTRSLRILYIAIFLGILVALGIWSLRSFSTFSTSAETTVLNGKWTKAAETHYDDEFPIKRLGTNLWAALDFKLFNEGRPGVVLGKDQWLYTDEEFDAVANGEQNEADNLALIQGVRDALEKQGSKLVLAIVPAKTRLYPEHVGDTKPASLHVDLYQQFHEQVAKAGIFAPDLLAPLQAAKQQGQVFLRTDTHWTPMGAEVAAQQLSAAIAQKTPLQGEPEQFVTQAKGTEPYKGDLTTFLPLDPLFSNLLPKPDDLQKRSTDPVEGAAAGDDALFADSEIPVGLVGTSYSANPNWNFVGALKQALRSDVVNYAEDGHGPILPMLKYLQTDAFKNNPPQVVIWEFPERYLPAHNDLGEFDPKWIAELKKSRDTQENVALNAKQSESPNRAQN; encoded by the coding sequence ATGACACGTTCATTACGAATCCTCTATATAGCCATCTTTCTGGGCATTCTGGTGGCCCTCGGGATCTGGTCGCTGCGCAGTTTCAGCACCTTCTCGACGTCGGCAGAAACCACTGTGCTCAACGGCAAGTGGACCAAGGCAGCGGAAACTCATTACGACGACGAGTTCCCGATCAAACGTCTGGGCACCAACCTCTGGGCGGCGCTGGATTTCAAACTCTTCAACGAAGGCCGTCCCGGCGTGGTACTGGGCAAGGACCAGTGGTTGTACACCGACGAAGAGTTCGATGCCGTCGCCAATGGCGAACAGAACGAAGCCGACAACCTGGCACTGATTCAGGGTGTTCGCGACGCACTGGAAAAACAGGGCAGCAAGCTGGTTCTGGCCATCGTTCCAGCAAAAACCCGTCTGTACCCTGAACATGTCGGTGACACCAAGCCAGCCAGCCTGCACGTCGATCTGTATCAGCAGTTCCACGAGCAGGTAGCCAAGGCCGGTATCTTCGCCCCGGACCTGCTGGCGCCGCTGCAAGCCGCCAAGCAACAGGGCCAGGTGTTCCTGCGTACCGACACGCACTGGACCCCGATGGGTGCCGAAGTCGCCGCGCAGCAACTGAGCGCAGCGATTGCCCAGAAGACCCCGCTGCAAGGCGAACCTGAGCAGTTCGTCACACAAGCCAAGGGAACTGAACCGTACAAAGGTGACCTGACTACATTCCTGCCACTCGATCCGCTGTTCAGCAACTTGCTGCCCAAGCCGGACGATTTGCAAAAACGCAGCACTGATCCGGTAGAAGGCGCAGCCGCAGGCGATGACGCCCTGTTCGCCGACAGCGAAATCCCGGTGGGTCTGGTGGGCACCAGCTACAGCGCCAACCCTAACTGGAACTTCGTCGGCGCCTTGAAACAGGCACTGCGCAGTGACGTCGTCAATTACGCCGAAGACGGCCATGGCCCGATTCTGCCGATGCTCAAGTACTTGCAGACCGACGCGTTCAAGAACAATCCGCCGCAAGTGGTGATCTGGGAATTCCCGGAGCGTTATCTGCCGGCACACAACGACCTTGGCGAGTTTGATCCCAAGTGGATCGCCGAGCTGAAGAAATCGCGTGACACCCAAGAAAACGTGGCGCTCAACGCCAAACAATCCGAGTCGCCCAACCGGGCGCAAAACTGA
- a CDS encoding alginate O-acetyltransferase AlgF, with protein sequence MTFTTTANRSAAKRLFKTCAMAAGLGLMSLQAFAGDSALYGPAAPKGSTFVRVYNASSAEISASVGNTNLNEVAPLGSTAFSFMPQGDYTAKLGSQSLPVKLAGDHYYTLVNNASGKPQLVEEPPFKNKQKSLVRVQNLSDKSLTLKTADGKTDVVKAVAAKGTGEREINPVKVSLALYDGDKKVTDVKPVALERGEAAVLYITGSGSSLSPVWVKPPVATR encoded by the coding sequence ATGACTTTTACCACTACTGCTAACCGTTCGGCCGCAAAACGCCTTTTCAAAACCTGCGCAATGGCCGCCGGTCTGGGCCTGATGTCCCTGCAAGCGTTCGCCGGTGACTCCGCCCTGTACGGCCCGGCTGCCCCGAAAGGCTCGACGTTCGTGCGTGTCTACAACGCCAGCAGCGCAGAAATCAGCGCCAGCGTCGGCAACACCAACCTCAACGAAGTGGCGCCACTGGGCAGCACCGCGTTCAGCTTCATGCCACAGGGCGACTACACCGCCAAGCTGGGCAGCCAGAGCCTGCCGGTGAAACTGGCCGGTGATCACTATTACACCCTGGTCAACAACGCCAGCGGCAAGCCACAACTGGTTGAAGAACCACCGTTCAAAAACAAGCAGAAATCCCTGGTTCGCGTTCAGAACCTGAGCGACAAGTCCCTGACTCTGAAAACCGCTGACGGCAAGACCGATGTGGTCAAGGCTGTAGCGGCCAAAGGCACCGGCGAGCGTGAAATCAACCCGGTCAAGGTCAGCCTGGCGCTGTACGACGGCGACAAGAAAGTCACCGATGTGAAACCCGTGGCGCTGGAGCGTGGCGAAGCCGCCGTGCTCTACATCACCGGCAGTGGCAGCAGCCTCTCGCCAGTGTGGGTCAAGCCACCGGTCGCAACCCGCTAA
- a CDS encoding mannuronate-specific alginate lyase, protein MQTPKLIRPTLLSMAILSSMAWAAGASAALVPPKGYDAPIEKMKTGDHNFTCEAIPKPYTDKLVFRSKYEGSDKARATLNAVSEEAFRDATKDITDLERGVSKIVMQYMRDGRPEQLDCALNMMTTWAKADALESREFNHTGKSMRKWALGSMSSAYLRLKFSESRPLANRQQDAQIIEAWFSKLADQVVSDWSNLPLEKINNHSYWAAWSVMATAVVTNRQDLFDWAVKEFKVAANQVDKDGFLPNEMKRRQRALSYHNYALPPLAMIASFAQANGVDLRQENNGALKRLGDRVLAGVKDPASFAEHNGEKQDMTDLKKDPKFAWLEPYCSLYNCGPDVLEEKHEKQPFKTFRLGGDLTKVYDPSHEKGGKGDKGDNVSE, encoded by the coding sequence ATGCAGACTCCTAAACTGATCCGCCCTACCCTGCTGTCGATGGCAATCCTGTCATCGATGGCCTGGGCTGCAGGCGCGTCCGCCGCGCTGGTTCCACCCAAGGGTTACGACGCTCCCATCGAGAAGATGAAGACTGGCGATCACAACTTTACCTGTGAAGCCATTCCCAAGCCGTACACCGACAAGCTGGTTTTCCGCAGTAAATACGAAGGTTCGGACAAGGCCCGTGCAACCCTCAATGCGGTATCCGAAGAAGCGTTTCGCGACGCGACCAAGGACATCACCGACCTTGAGCGTGGCGTCAGCAAAATCGTGATGCAGTACATGCGCGACGGTCGTCCGGAACAGCTCGACTGCGCGCTGAACATGATGACCACTTGGGCCAAAGCCGATGCGCTGGAGTCCCGCGAGTTCAACCACACCGGCAAGTCCATGCGCAAATGGGCACTGGGCAGCATGTCGTCCGCCTACCTGCGCCTGAAATTCTCCGAATCGCGTCCGCTGGCCAATCGTCAGCAGGACGCACAGATCATTGAAGCCTGGTTCAGCAAGCTGGCCGATCAGGTGGTCAGCGACTGGAGCAATCTGCCGCTGGAAAAAATCAACAACCACTCTTACTGGGCTGCCTGGTCGGTGATGGCAACTGCCGTCGTAACCAACCGCCAGGACCTGTTCGATTGGGCCGTCAAGGAATTCAAGGTCGCCGCCAATCAGGTGGACAAGGACGGTTTCCTGCCCAACGAGATGAAGCGTCGCCAACGTGCGCTGTCGTATCACAACTACGCCCTGCCGCCGCTGGCCATGATCGCCAGCTTTGCCCAGGCCAACGGTGTGGATCTGCGTCAGGAAAACAACGGTGCCTTGAAACGTCTGGGTGACCGTGTTCTGGCCGGCGTCAAAGACCCTGCATCGTTTGCAGAACATAACGGTGAAAAACAGGACATGACGGACCTGAAGAAAGATCCGAAATTCGCCTGGCTCGAACCGTACTGCTCGCTCTACAACTGCGGCCCGGATGTGCTGGAAGAGAAACACGAAAAGCAGCCATTCAAGACCTTCCGCCTGGGCGGCGACCTGACCAAGGTCTACGACCCGAGCCATGAAAAAGGCGGCAAAGGCGACAAGGGCGATAACGTCAGTGAGTGA
- the algG gene encoding mannuronan 5-epimerase AlgG — protein MNSQASNRRSRNWSHALLESAVLTGALLMASSAALANAPVVPETPKLVKGLQQAKTYTITSPPTAPLEIAKPVLPDLKGYTAEAALKKIVRNKPGKVTVSRMMEETGLKEFIGGDNKMAEWVNRQRGIPQAIMISDGYVSLQDLAKKVPKQFLDEVSPGVYVARLPILVKETGIFEIDSKTKELRLSQEKGSFIVSEGKMLITHTQVNAWSEARNGFATYRKPDEFRPFLLTWGGSETWIANSKMASMGYNQSKSYGISISQYTPNTAKVLKRPEPTGWIIDSEFSDMWYGFYCYETRDFVVKGNTYRDNIVYGIDPHDRSHGLIIAENDVYGTKKKHGIIISREVDNSFIFRNKSHNNKLSGVVLDRNSVGNIVAYNEIYQNHTDGITLYESGNNLLWGNRVIANRRHGIRVRNSVNIKLYENVATANGLMGVYGHIKDLSETDRDIDLDPFDAQVSLIVVGGELAGNGSGPLSIDSPLSVELYRVSMLMPTKEVGISLNGVLGDRQDEILDLLVRQKKAVLIDPVESQTELQE, from the coding sequence ATGAACAGTCAAGCTAGCAACCGGCGCAGTCGCAACTGGTCACATGCCCTGCTCGAAAGCGCAGTGCTGACCGGCGCCCTGCTGATGGCCAGCAGTGCTGCGCTGGCCAATGCGCCTGTCGTCCCCGAGACCCCGAAACTGGTCAAGGGCCTGCAGCAGGCCAAGACTTACACCATCACCAGCCCGCCCACCGCGCCGCTGGAAATAGCCAAGCCGGTACTGCCCGACCTCAAGGGCTACACCGCCGAGGCCGCCCTGAAAAAGATTGTGCGCAACAAGCCGGGCAAGGTCACCGTTTCGCGAATGATGGAAGAAACCGGCCTCAAGGAATTCATCGGCGGCGATAACAAGATGGCCGAGTGGGTCAACCGTCAGCGGGGCATCCCTCAGGCCATCATGATTTCCGACGGCTACGTGAGCCTGCAGGATCTGGCGAAAAAGGTTCCGAAGCAGTTTCTCGATGAGGTGTCGCCGGGTGTCTACGTAGCGCGCCTGCCGATCCTGGTCAAAGAGACCGGGATCTTCGAGATCGACAGCAAAACCAAGGAATTGCGCCTGTCTCAGGAGAAGGGCTCATTCATCGTCAGCGAAGGCAAGATGCTGATCACCCACACTCAGGTCAACGCCTGGAGCGAGGCTCGCAACGGCTTTGCGACTTATCGCAAGCCCGACGAGTTTCGTCCGTTTCTGCTGACCTGGGGCGGCTCGGAAACCTGGATCGCCAACAGCAAAATGGCAAGCATGGGCTACAACCAGAGCAAGTCGTACGGCATCAGTATTTCCCAGTACACGCCGAACACCGCGAAGGTTCTCAAGCGTCCCGAGCCCACCGGTTGGATCATCGATTCTGAATTCTCGGACATGTGGTACGGCTTCTACTGCTATGAAACCCGTGACTTCGTGGTCAAGGGCAACACTTACCGCGACAACATCGTTTACGGCATTGACCCGCATGACCGTTCACACGGTCTGATCATCGCCGAGAACGACGTGTACGGAACCAAGAAGAAGCACGGGATCATTATTTCCCGGGAAGTGGACAACAGCTTCATCTTCCGCAACAAGAGCCACAACAACAAATTGTCCGGCGTGGTTCTGGACCGTAACAGCGTCGGCAACATCGTCGCTTACAACGAGATTTATCAGAACCACACCGACGGCATCACCCTGTACGAAAGCGGCAACAACCTGCTGTGGGGCAATCGCGTCATTGCCAACCGCCGCCACGGTATCCGCGTGCGTAACAGTGTGAACATCAAGCTCTACGAAAACGTCGCCACCGCCAACGGTTTGATGGGCGTCTACGGCCACATCAAGGACCTGAGCGAAACCGACCGCGACATCGATCTCGACCCGTTCGACGCTCAGGTATCGCTGATCGTGGTGGGTGGCGAACTGGCCGGCAACGGCTCTGGACCCCTGTCCATCGACTCACCATTGAGCGTCGAGCTGTATCGCGTCTCGATGCTCATGCCGACCAAAGAAGTGGGCATAAGCCTCAACGGTGTCCTCGGTGATCGCCAGGACGAAATCCTCGACCTGTTGGTACGCCAGAAGAAAGCCGTATTGATCGACCCGGTCGAAAGCCAGACCGAGCTGCAGGAATGA
- a CDS encoding mannose-1-phosphate guanylyltransferase/mannose-6-phosphate isomerase codes for MIPVILSGGSGSRLWPLSRKQFPKQFLALTGEHTLFQQTLERLLFEGMQEPIVVCNKDHRFIVNEQLAALNLETQAILMEPFGRNTAPAVALTAMKLVNEGNDGLMLVLPADHVIEDQKALQRALALATVAAERGEMVLFGVPANKPETGYGYIKSTADALLPEGVSRVSQFVEKPDEKRAKEFVEAGGYYWNSGMFLFRASRFLEELKKHDPDIYDTCLLTLERSVQDGDALEIDASTFACCPDNSIDYAVMEKTQRACVVPLSAGWSDVGCWSSLWEVNAKDANGNVTKGDVVIQDSRNCMIHGNGKLVSVIGLDNIVVVETKDAMMIAHKDKVQGVKQMVATLNERGRSETQNHLEVYRPWGSYDSVDMGGRFQVKRISVKPGACLSLQMHHHRAEHWIVVSGTAQVTCDENVFLLTENQSTYIPIASVHRLKNPGKIPLEIIEVQSGSYLGEDDIERFEDIYGRSNALEAGVKTQTIAR; via the coding sequence ATGATTCCAGTTATCTTGTCAGGCGGTAGTGGTTCACGACTCTGGCCGCTTTCGCGTAAACAATTCCCTAAACAGTTCCTGGCACTGACCGGCGAGCACACGCTGTTCCAGCAAACCCTGGAGCGTCTGCTGTTCGAAGGCATGCAGGAGCCTATCGTGGTCTGCAACAAGGACCACCGTTTCATCGTCAACGAGCAACTCGCTGCACTGAACCTGGAAACCCAGGCCATTCTGATGGAACCGTTTGGTCGCAACACCGCGCCAGCCGTTGCCCTGACCGCCATGAAGCTGGTCAACGAAGGCAACGATGGCCTGATGCTGGTGCTGCCTGCCGACCACGTCATCGAAGATCAGAAAGCCCTGCAACGCGCGCTGGCTCTGGCCACTGTCGCTGCAGAACGTGGCGAAATGGTGCTGTTCGGTGTGCCTGCCAACAAGCCGGAAACCGGCTATGGCTACATCAAGTCAACCGCCGACGCCCTGCTGCCGGAAGGCGTGAGCCGCGTGTCGCAATTCGTCGAGAAGCCTGACGAAAAACGCGCCAAGGAATTCGTCGAAGCCGGTGGCTACTACTGGAACAGCGGCATGTTCCTGTTCCGCGCCAGCCGCTTCCTGGAAGAACTGAAAAAGCACGATCCGGACATCTACGACACCTGCCTGCTGACCCTCGAGCGCAGCGTTCAGGACGGCGACGCCCTTGAAATCGACGCCTCCACATTCGCCTGCTGCCCGGACAACTCCATCGACTACGCGGTCATGGAAAAAACCCAGCGCGCCTGCGTTGTGCCGCTGTCGGCTGGCTGGAGCGATGTCGGCTGCTGGTCGTCGCTGTGGGAAGTCAACGCTAAAGATGCCAACGGCAATGTCACCAAAGGCGATGTCGTCATTCAGGACAGCCGCAACTGCATGATCCACGGCAACGGCAAACTGGTGTCGGTCATCGGTCTGGACAACATCGTCGTTGTCGAAACCAAAGACGCCATGATGATCGCCCACAAAGACAAGGTTCAGGGCGTCAAGCAGATGGTCGCCACCCTGAACGAGCGTGGCCGCAGCGAAACGCAGAACCACCTCGAAGTGTACCGTCCGTGGGGTTCTTACGATTCGGTCGACATGGGCGGCCGCTTCCAGGTCAAGCGCATCTCGGTCAAACCGGGCGCCTGCCTGTCGCTGCAAATGCACCACCACCGTGCCGAGCACTGGATCGTGGTATCCGGGACTGCGCAGGTGACCTGCGACGAAAACGTGTTCCTGCTCACCGAGAACCAGTCCACCTACATCCCGATCGCCTCGGTGCATCGCCTGAAAAACCCGGGCAAGATCCCGTTGGAAATCATCGAAGTGCAATCGGGTAGCTACCTGGGCGAAGACGATATCGAGCGTTTCGAAGATATCTACGGTCGTTCGAATGCGCTGGAAGCTGGCGTGAAGACGCAGACTATCGCTCGTTGA
- a CDS encoding MBOAT family O-acyltransferase, translated as MVFSSNVFLFLFMPIFLGLYYLSGQRYRNLLLLIASYIFYAWWRVDFLALFIGVTVWNYWIGLRVGAAGVRTKPAQKWLLLGVIVDLCILGYFKYANFGVDSINAAMTSMGLEPFILTHVLLPIGISFYVFESISYIIDVYRGDTPATRNLIDFAAFVAIFPHLIAGPVLRFRDLADQFNNRTHTLDKFSEGATRFMQGFIKKVFIADTLAVVADHCFALQNPTTGDAWLGALAYTAQLYFDFSGYSDMAIGLGLMMGFRFMENFKQPYISQSITEFWRRWHISLSTWLRDYLYITLGGNRGGKFATYRNLFLTMLLGGLWHGANVTYIIWGAWHGMWLAIEKAVGINTKPYSFNVIRWALTFLLVVIGWVIFRSENLHVAGRMYGAMFSFGEWQLSELNRASLTGLQVATLVVAYLTLAFFGLRDFYQNREKDTGKSAKADGPATAQPGTIKAVPGDAPGSLHMPGYTVGSEAQVQPAYWEADWPRYAMRALILLLFVASILKLSAQSFSPFLYFQF; from the coding sequence ATGGTTTTCTCATCCAACGTGTTCCTGTTCCTGTTCATGCCGATATTCCTCGGCTTGTACTACCTGAGCGGGCAACGCTATCGCAATCTGCTGCTGCTGATTGCCAGCTATATCTTCTACGCCTGGTGGCGTGTCGACTTCCTGGCCTTGTTCATCGGCGTGACGGTCTGGAACTACTGGATCGGCCTCAGGGTCGGCGCGGCCGGTGTACGGACCAAACCGGCGCAGAAATGGTTGCTGCTTGGCGTGATCGTGGACCTGTGCATCCTGGGCTACTTCAAGTACGCCAACTTTGGCGTGGACAGCATCAACGCCGCCATGACCTCCATGGGTCTGGAACCGTTCATCCTGACGCATGTGCTGTTGCCGATCGGTATCTCGTTCTATGTCTTCGAGTCCATCAGCTACATCATCGACGTGTATCGCGGCGACACGCCAGCTACCCGCAACCTGATCGACTTTGCAGCCTTTGTTGCGATCTTCCCGCACCTGATTGCAGGCCCGGTACTGCGCTTCCGCGATCTGGCGGACCAGTTCAACAACCGCACACACACACTGGACAAGTTCTCTGAAGGCGCCACGCGATTCATGCAGGGCTTCATCAAGAAAGTGTTCATTGCCGACACCCTGGCAGTGGTCGCCGATCATTGCTTCGCGCTGCAGAATCCGACCACGGGCGATGCCTGGCTCGGCGCGCTGGCCTACACCGCGCAGCTGTACTTCGATTTTTCCGGTTACAGCGACATGGCCATCGGCCTGGGCTTGATGATGGGTTTCCGCTTCATGGAAAACTTCAAACAGCCGTACATCAGCCAGTCGATCACCGAGTTCTGGCGTCGCTGGCACATAAGCCTGTCCACCTGGCTGCGTGATTACCTGTACATCACTCTGGGCGGCAACCGTGGCGGCAAGTTCGCGACCTATCGCAACCTGTTCCTGACCATGCTGCTGGGCGGCCTGTGGCACGGTGCCAACGTCACCTACATCATCTGGGGTGCCTGGCACGGCATGTGGCTGGCGATCGAAAAAGCGGTCGGCATCAATACCAAACCTTACAGCTTCAATGTGATTCGCTGGGCACTGACGTTCCTGCTGGTAGTCATAGGCTGGGTCATCTTCCGTTCCGAGAACCTGCACGTTGCCGGTCGTATGTACGGTGCCATGTTCAGCTTCGGCGAATGGCAATTGTCCGAACTCAACCGCGCCAGCCTGACCGGTCTGCAAGTCGCAACGCTGGTGGTGGCTTATCTGACGCTGGCGTTCTTCGGTCTGCGTGACTTCTACCAGAACCGTGAAAAAGACACTGGCAAGAGCGCCAAGGCTGACGGTCCTGCAACGGCTCAACCGGGGACCATCAAGGCGGTTCCTGGCGACGCGCCCGGCAGCCTGCACATGCCTGGCTACACCGTGGGCAGCGAAGCCCAGGTGCAACCGGCCTATTGGGAAGCCGACTGGCCACGCTACGCCATGCGCGCACTGATTCTGCTGTTGTTCGTGGCTTCGATTCTCAAACTCTCGGCGCAAAGCTTCTCGCCGTTCCTTTACTTCCAGTTCTGA
- a CDS encoding alginate O-acetyltransferase AlgX-related protein produces the protein MHAHLIKLLSLSSLTAALMAAAGVARADDSPAPTFKAEPCCSLCPAAHDAKNYVSRYQQNFTTLIQAQGDWLVRTQEDLRTEFDTTPAGYRRLKELHDAFKSKGVELVVVYQPTRGLVDRNKLFPADREKFDYDKALKNYQAMLGRFSKLGYWVPDLSPLTNEQQAHDFYFRGDQHWTPYGAQRTAKIVAETVKKIPSYSGIPKREFESHISGRMGKNGTLHNMAGQLCATSYAVQYMDQFSTEPKGEAGDGDLFGDSGNPEITLVGTSHSGKNYNFGGFLQEDLSADVLNVAFPGGGLEGAMLQYLGSEDFQKRPPKILIWEFSPLYRLDQETIYRQMMSLLDNGCEGKPAVMSASTTLKPGTNEVLVNGKNGIKDIRNGSNQIDIKFDDTSVKTLQARLWYMNGRHEDLKIEKPETSDTDGRFSFELREDEDWANQQLLALEIQGPEAGTAPQKVEAKVCKRNVFPGVAKHNAQAGL, from the coding sequence ATGCACGCACATTTGATCAAGCTGTTGAGTCTGTCCAGCCTCACCGCCGCGTTGATGGCCGCCGCCGGTGTAGCTCGCGCAGACGACTCGCCAGCACCAACCTTCAAGGCCGAGCCATGCTGCAGCCTGTGCCCGGCCGCGCATGATGCAAAGAACTATGTTTCGCGTTATCAGCAGAACTTCACCACGCTGATCCAGGCGCAGGGTGACTGGCTGGTCCGTACTCAGGAAGACCTGCGCACCGAGTTCGATACCACGCCCGCAGGCTACCGTCGCCTGAAAGAACTGCACGATGCGTTCAAAAGCAAAGGCGTCGAGCTGGTGGTCGTCTATCAGCCGACCCGTGGCCTGGTGGATCGCAACAAACTGTTCCCGGCTGATCGCGAGAAGTTCGACTACGACAAGGCACTGAAAAACTATCAGGCCATGCTCGGGCGCTTCAGCAAACTCGGTTATTGGGTCCCTGACCTGTCGCCGTTGACCAATGAGCAACAGGCGCATGACTTCTACTTCCGCGGTGACCAGCACTGGACACCGTATGGCGCTCAACGCACCGCGAAGATCGTCGCCGAAACCGTGAAAAAGATCCCGTCCTATTCCGGTATTCCGAAGCGTGAGTTCGAAAGCCACATTAGCGGACGCATGGGCAAGAACGGCACCTTGCACAACATGGCAGGCCAATTGTGCGCCACCAGCTATGCCGTGCAGTACATGGACCAGTTCAGTACCGAACCCAAGGGTGAGGCGGGCGACGGTGATCTGTTCGGTGACTCCGGAAACCCGGAAATCACCCTGGTCGGCACCAGCCACAGTGGCAAAAACTACAACTTCGGCGGCTTCCTTCAGGAAGACCTCAGCGCCGACGTGCTGAACGTAGCGTTCCCTGGCGGCGGTCTGGAAGGTGCGATGTTGCAGTACCTGGGCAGCGAAGACTTCCAGAAGCGTCCACCGAAGATTCTCATCTGGGAATTCTCGCCGCTGTATCGCCTGGACCAGGAAACCATCTATCGCCAGATGATGTCTCTGCTGGACAACGGCTGCGAAGGCAAGCCGGCGGTCATGAGCGCCAGCACGACCCTCAAGCCGGGCACCAACGAAGTACTGGTCAACGGCAAGAACGGTATCAAGGACATCCGCAACGGCAGCAATCAGATTGATATCAAATTTGACGACACGTCGGTGAAAACCCTTCAGGCCAGACTCTGGTACATGAACGGTCGCCACGAGGATCTGAAAATCGAGAAACCTGAAACCTCCGATACAGATGGACGTTTTTCGTTCGAATTGCGCGAAGACGAGGACTGGGCCAACCAGCAATTGCTGGCACTGGAAATCCAGGGACCGGAAGCAGGCACGGCTCCACAGAAAGTCGAAGCCAAAGTATGCAAACGCAACGTGTTCCCGGGCGTCGCGAAACACAACGCTCAAGCCGGACTATGA
- a CDS encoding efflux RND transporter periplasmic adaptor subunit — protein MKKFFSLIATLLMLALALWIGRALWVDYMDTPWTRDGRVRADIINVAADVSGTVVEVPVRDNQWVKRGDLLMQIDPEHYRIAVRQAQALLASRKATWEMRKLNAKRRADMDELVISAENREDASNVATSALADYQLAQAQLEAAELNLARTRVLAAVDGYVTNLNVHRGDYARIGEAKMAVVDMNSFWVYGFFEETKLPHLKVGDPADLQLMSGEVLKGHVESIARGIYDRDNPQSRELIADVNPTFNWVRLAQRVPVRIHLDQVPEGVLLAAGMTCTVIVRPVEG, from the coding sequence ATGAAAAAGTTTTTCAGTCTGATCGCCACCTTGCTGATGCTGGCCCTTGCGCTGTGGATCGGCCGGGCGCTGTGGGTCGATTACATGGACACGCCATGGACCCGCGACGGCCGGGTGCGCGCAGACATCATCAATGTGGCCGCCGATGTGTCGGGCACGGTGGTGGAGGTGCCAGTGCGCGACAATCAGTGGGTCAAACGCGGCGATTTGCTGATGCAGATCGACCCCGAGCATTACCGGATTGCCGTCAGGCAGGCGCAGGCGCTGCTGGCGTCGCGCAAGGCCACCTGGGAGATGCGCAAGCTCAACGCCAAGCGCCGCGCCGACATGGATGAATTAGTGATCTCGGCAGAAAATCGTGAAGACGCGAGCAACGTCGCCACCTCGGCGCTGGCGGATTATCAACTGGCGCAAGCGCAACTGGAGGCGGCGGAGCTGAACCTGGCACGTACTCGTGTGTTGGCCGCGGTGGACGGTTACGTCACCAATCTGAACGTGCATCGCGGAGACTATGCGCGCATCGGCGAAGCAAAAATGGCAGTGGTCGACATGAACTCGTTCTGGGTCTACGGCTTCTTCGAGGAAACCAAACTGCCGCACCTCAAGGTGGGTGATCCGGCCGACCTGCAACTGATGAGCGGCGAAGTGCTAAAGGGCCACGTCGAGAGCATCGCCCGAGGCATCTACGACCGCGACAACCCGCAAAGCCGCGAACTGATCGCCGACGTGAACCCGACCTTCAACTGGGTACGCCTGGCCCAGCGTGTTCCGGTGCGCATTCACCTGGATCAGGTGCCAGAGGGCGTGTTGCTGGCCGCAGGGATGACCTGCACCGTGATCGTCAGGCCGGTCGAGGGCTGA